The following are encoded together in the Populus trichocarpa isolate Nisqually-1 chromosome 5, P.trichocarpa_v4.1, whole genome shotgun sequence genome:
- the LOC7489772 gene encoding probable xyloglucan glycosyltransferase 12, which produces MAPLFDWWAKDSHRGTPVVVKMENPNWSMVELEGPSEEDFLITDSPSRLGRDKSRNKNAKQLTWVLLLKAHKAAGCLTSIATAMVTLGSAIKRRIHSGRTDIETTDIDRENENPTVKTRFYTFIKIFLWLSVLLLGFEVAAYFKGWHFGAPHLQLQYLLAMPFGFQDIFDSLYSRWVLFRVEYLAPPLQFLANACIVLFLVQSIDRLVLCLGCFWIRFKNIKPIPNQDAVADLESGENGFFPMVLVQIPMCNEKEVYQQSIAAVCNLDWPKSKILVQILDDSDDPTTQLLIKEEVNKWQQEGAHILYRHRVIRDGYKAGNLKSAMNCSYVKDYEFVAIFDADFQPTPDFLKRTVPHFKGNEELGLVQARWSFVNKDENLLTRLQNINLAFHFEVEQQVNGIFINFFGFNGTAGVWRIKALEDSGGWLERTTVEDMDIAVRAHLHGWKFIFLNDVECQCELPESYEAYRKQQHRWHSGPMQLFRLCLPAIIRSKISIWKKFNMVFLFFLLRKLILPFYSFTLFCIILPMTMFIPEAELPAWVVCYIPATMSFLNILPAPKSFPFIVPYLLFENTMSVTKFNAMISGLFQLGSAYEWVVTKKSGRSSEGDLVSLAKKETKHQRGSSEPNLEELKEEIMQQDQKDKKKKKHNRIYMKELALAFLLLTASARSLLSAQGIHFYFLLFQGISFLLVGLDLIGEQVQ; this is translated from the exons GACTTCTTAATCACTGACTCACCGAGTCGGCTCGGCCGCGACAAATCACGTAACAAAAACGCTAAACAACTTACATGGGTCCTTCTCTTAAAAGCCCACAAGGCTGCCGGTTGCTTGACCTCCATTGCCACCGCAATGGTCACTCTCGGCTCCGCTATCAAGCGCCGCATCCACTCTGGCCGCACGGACATCGAAACCACCGACATCGACCGGGAAAATGAGAACCCAACAGTGAAAACTAGATTCTATACTTTCATCAAGATTTTTCTTTGGCTGTCAGTTTTGCTGTTAGGATTTGAAGTTGCTGCTTATTTTAAGGGGTGGCATTTCGGAGCTCCACATCTGCAATTGCAGTACTTATTAGCGATGCCATTTGGGTTTCAAGATATCTTTGATTCCTTGTATTCACGGTGGGTTTTGTTTCGTGTGGAGTATCTTGCTCCTCCTTTGCAATTTCTAGCCAATGCGTGTATCGTGCTCTTCCTTGTCCAGAGTATTGACAGGCTTGTTCTTTGTTTGGGTTGTTTCTGGATCCGGTTTAAGAATATTAAACCAATCCCAAATCAAGACGCTGTTGCTGATCTTGAATCTGgtgaaaatggattttttccCATGGTTCTTGTCCAGATTCCCATGTGCAATGAGAAAGAG GTTTACCAACAATCTATAGCTGCTGTGTGTAATTTAGACTGGCCGAAATCGAAGATTTTAGTACAAATTCTAGATGATTCTGATGATCCAACTACGCAATTGTTGATTAAAGAGGAGGTTAATAAATGGCAGCAAGAGGGTGCCCACATTTTGTATAGGCATCGTGTAATTAGAGATGGCTATAAAGCTGGTAATCTCAAGTCTGCTATGAATTGTAGCTATGTCAAAGACTATGAATTTGTGGCTATTTTCGATGCCGATTTCCAGCCAACCCCCGACTTTCTTAAAAGAACAGTCCCTCACTTCAAG GGTAATGAGGAGCTAGGGCTTGTCCAGGCAAGGTGGTCTTTTGTGAACAAGGATGAGAACTTGTTGACTAGGTTGCAGAACATTAATTTAGCATTTCATTTCGAAGTAGAGCAGCAAGTGAATGGTATTTTCATTAACTTCTTTGGATTCAATGGGACTGCTGGGGTGTGGAGGATAAAAGCTTTGGAAGATTCTGGTGGTTGGTTAGAGAGGACTACTGTTGAGGACATGGACATTGCTGTTCGTGCCCATCTTCATGGCTGGAAATTCATTTTCCTCAATGATGTTGAG tGTCAGTGTGAATTGCCTGAATCATATGAAGCATATAGAAAGCAACAACACAGATGGCATTCTGGACCCATGCAGCTGTTCAGACTCTGTTTACCTGCTATTATTCGATCCAag ATTAGCATATGGAAGAAATTCAAcatggtttttctcttctttctgcTTAGAAAGCTTATCCTACCATTTTATTCTTTCACACTCTTCTGCATAATTCTCCCCATGACAATGTTTATACCAGAGGCTGAGCTCCCAGCATGGGTTGTGTGTTACATTCCAGCTACCATGTCATTTCTCAACATTCTCCCAGCCCCCAAATCCTTCCCTTTCATTGTCCCTTACCTTCTGTTTGAAAACACTATGTCAGTGACCAAGTTCAATGCTATGATCTCTGGCCTATTCCAGCTTGGAAGTGCCTATGAATGGGTTGTTACTAAGAAGTCTGGCCGCTCTTCTGAGGGTGATCTTGTTTCCTTGGCGAAGAAAGAGACAAAGCATCAAAGGGGTTCTTCAGAGCCAAATCTTGAAGAATTGAAGGAAGAAATTATGCAACAAGATCAAAAggacaagaagaaaaagaagcatAATAGAATATATATGAAAGAGTTGGCACTGGCTTTCCTTCTTTTAACAGCTTCAGCAAGGAGTTTGCTTTCTGCTCAGGGGATTCATTTCTACTTCTTGCTATTTCAAGGGATATCATTCTTGCTTGTTGGCCTAGATTTGATAGGCGAGCAGGTTCAGTGA